The following proteins are encoded in a genomic region of Streptomyces collinus Tu 365:
- a CDS encoding Dabb family protein, with translation MIRHLVLFRLNDGVERDDPRVVAGVEAFRALGGRIEELRFWECAWNISDRPIAYDFAINSAVEDTDALKRYLEHPDHQAGVALWREFATWVIADYEF, from the coding sequence ATGATCCGCCACCTGGTCCTCTTCAGGCTCAACGACGGCGTCGAACGCGACGATCCGCGGGTCGTCGCGGGTGTGGAGGCCTTCCGGGCGCTCGGCGGCCGGATCGAGGAGCTGCGCTTCTGGGAGTGCGCCTGGAACATCAGCGACCGGCCGATCGCCTACGACTTCGCGATCAACTCGGCGGTCGAGGACACGGACGCCCTCAAGCGCTACCTGGAGCACCCGGACCACCAGGCGGGCGTCGCCCTGTGGCGGGAGTTCGCCACGTGGGTGATCGCCGACTACGAGTTCTAG
- a CDS encoding RNA polymerase sigma factor SigF, giving the protein MTVSASTAPPQEEAPAPASAPGAPGAPATPVAPEKRRGADTRALTQVLFAELKDLQPGTPEHNRVRGALIEANLPLVRYAAARFRSRNEPMEDVIQVGTIGLINAIDRFDPERGVQFPTFAMPTVVGEIKRYFRDNVRTVHVPRRLHELWVQVNSATEDLTTAFGRSPSTAEIAERLRISEEEVLSCIEAGRSYHATSLEAAQEGDGMPGLLDRIGYEDPALDGVEHRDLVRHLLVQLPEREQRILLLRYYSNLTQSQISAELGVSQMHVSRLLARSFQRLRSANRIEA; this is encoded by the coding sequence TTGACCGTGTCGGCCAGTACTGCGCCGCCCCAGGAGGAGGCGCCCGCACCCGCCTCCGCCCCCGGCGCTCCCGGCGCCCCCGCCACCCCCGTCGCCCCCGAGAAGCGCCGCGGTGCCGACACCCGCGCGCTGACCCAGGTGCTCTTCGCCGAGCTGAAGGACCTGCAGCCGGGCACGCCGGAGCACAACCGCGTGCGGGGGGCGCTCATCGAGGCCAACCTTCCGCTCGTGCGCTACGCGGCCGCCCGCTTCCGCTCCCGCAACGAGCCCATGGAGGACGTGATCCAGGTCGGCACCATCGGCCTGATCAACGCCATCGACCGGTTCGACCCCGAGCGGGGCGTGCAGTTCCCCACCTTCGCGATGCCGACCGTCGTCGGGGAGATCAAGCGGTACTTCCGGGACAACGTCCGCACGGTCCACGTGCCGCGCCGGCTGCACGAGCTGTGGGTCCAGGTGAACAGCGCCACCGAGGACCTCACCACGGCCTTCGGCCGCTCACCGTCGACCGCCGAGATCGCCGAGCGGCTGCGGATCAGCGAGGAGGAGGTGCTCTCCTGCATCGAGGCGGGCCGCTCGTACCACGCGACCTCCCTGGAGGCCGCGCAGGAGGGCGACGGGATGCCGGGACTGCTGGACCGCATCGGCTACGAGGACCCGGCCCTGGACGGCGTGGAGCACCGCGACCTGGTCCGCCACCTCCTGGTCCAACTCCCCGAACGCGAACAGAGAATTCTCCTTCTGCGCTACTACAGCAATCTCACCCAGTCCCAGATCAGCGCGGAACTGGGTGTGTCCCAGATGCACGTCTCGCGGCTACTCGCGCGTAGCTTCCAGCGGCTGCGGTCGGCGAATCGGATCGAGGCATGA